ATCTTTTTTGTGGCAGCATGCCACtcttgaaattcaatttggcTTTGTGAGGCGCCACAGATGGTCGGTGCGCTGATGTGAGAACTGCAAGGACTTTgcatataattattaaaattgtcgGTGGACAGTAATGGTGCTATGAATAATGCACCATTATAATGTCCATTTGGCCTAATTAAAAGCGTGGTATTTAAAACGGCTTATGGGCGAGCTGAAGCGTTCGCATAGTTTCCCTTCGTCACCTACATTTTGATGGTTCATCCCACTGTTTATTACATCAACTAAATCCAATTAAGCAGAGCTGCCAGCTACACCGTTACTCAGTTTACCAGGGGAAAAAATTATGTACCTGCTGCAAAcccaattaaaatttcttgcagtttctgaccaaaattggATTACTCAGAGTTAAAGAGATTTCAAAAATACAGCACACATTCGACAGGTCGTAATTGCTCGAAAAATGCGGTCACTGTTAAAATGCTgaatttgagaaaaataacccAACTAAATGTAGAATCCGCACCGAAAAACCAATTAAGAGCGCACTTTTTGGATCTCGTTTTCCACTGTCTgtgcaaaatattaaaattgaatatttaatggaaACTGTATAAGCAGTAAAGAGGAAAACGCCAGAGGACAGGGCAACATGTGGGGCTGGCTAGCAGCATTGTGCCTTTATTTTCACAGTTTATTCATATTTATGATGCAGCCGATCCCGTTTTTATATCCCTTTTTTGCCAGCTTGTTCTCCATGCTCATTTATACATCGGCCACTTGTGGCTCACTCAAATTGCCGTTGTTGTAGCAACAAATCGAGGGTTATTCCCCCAACAAACTTACAATTTCCGTTGGCTATTCACACAATTTGGGAATCGAGTTTTTGTGCTGCTCCAGGTCCTTGTGTTGTTGCGGGTCGTGTCCTGACCCAATACTTTCAGCTTCAATAAACAGGGTTTCTGCTGTGGCTCAGCAGCCGATTGCCTAGGATTTTCTCTGTACGAGAAGGTCCTGTGTGGCTTTGGAACATGCAGACTATATAAAGTTGCATCGGTGGATCCGTTAGCATACTTTTATGGGCAACAGCTGCAGCCGGAAGGAGGAAATGCATTTtggcaaatttattttatttggtattttcccTAGTGCTGGATTTCCCCATCTGATCCGCAACGAAATGCGAATTTAGCAATCACCGCAAAATTGTTGGGCCAAAATATGCAAACAGTTTGGTAATTATTACGTGCAAATTCAATTAGATAACTCGCCAGAGAAGGAATTTTCAATTACATATGGCCAAACATAAAAATTCGATTTCCATCCGGATTGTTCTGTGTTTCATGGGGAGTTTGGATGATTTATGTTCTAACATCTGCCTCTTTTACTGACATTTCGTTCCCTCTAATTTCCGTTAGCTCGTTTTCTGCGGTTTCAGATTTTCTCTCTGGCTGGTAATGCAATGCTTTTTCTTCTCTAATTGGTTGTCTTGTTAAGGAGGAAGATTGTGCAGAGGAAAAGGCAGCTTTATGCGACATTTTCTGGTTAATAAATAATGCGGTTTCCATAAACCAATAACAGAAAGTCAAAGAGGATTGACAAGAAATTCTTTGGAAAATCATATGTCTtagaaataaacaaacaaagatAATAGTCACAAGATCTAGAACGTAAAAAATACTATCTTTTTTCCAtctgtttaaaaaaacattcatAAGATAGATAAGATATAGACGACATTCCAAAAATAACACAGCTGTCAGGAAAATCGTTGTGAAATTATTTCTATTCTTACTTGTCATTTATGACGTAGGGCACCGGTGATATcttgttttccatttaaaaagaAGGTGCACTCTTATTGTGACTGAGTAAATGAGTCTTCAAAATTCTCAGAACACATCTGTTCCAACGGacaaatttcatttatattgACAAGCAATTTTAAGCAGACGTTTCAGTCTGATTTGAACGACCAAAGTGTAAGAGCACAACCGGAAATATTGGGTAGGGAAATTTATTTCGATTAAGCAGACGGTTAGTTTGAGCTGCAGCAGAAGCACCGAAACAGTGCGCTTCGGAATATTAAAATCGCAAAGTGCTCGGCCATTGTGTTTCGGTGTCGAACAAGTTTTTCCGCTTGGAATCGCTCAGCTCAGCCCGACCTCATTGGGTTATGGCTGGCAGCTTTCGACGTGCCCGGgaccagaaaaataaaaacgagaaCAAATAAAGAATATGGAATGGGGAATAAAAAGCAAAGCAGAAAGCCAACGAAAGTAATTCAAAAGTTTGCCACAGAGCAGAACGGGCAACAAAAGCCAAGAAAAATTGAACTCAACTTGatgtctaatttaaaacaaacccCAAAACCAAGACCGGGCAAACCGAGCCGGGCCAGATCCTGATCCCGATCCCTAACCCagaagccaaaacaaaaccgCAACAAAATTTACAACTTCAAAACTTTGCCATCGGCGGTTGTCCTGCCTGATGTGTGTTTGAGTTTCAAGGGGGTtctatttgttatttgtttttttttttgggggggttTAGGGTGGGTTTTTCAAGTATATAATTGAGATTGAACTGCAGAAACAAAGTTGAACTAATGCACAATCTTTGCTTGCTGCCAATTGCAGACCCGCCAGCCAACCGAAGGAGATGAATCGAACGGCGCTGTCCACTGgcagcaccagcagccgcAGACTTCCGGCTCTTTTGTTAGTCCTGCTGCTCTGCCTGGTGGCCCAGACCACCGCTCGTCCTTCGTCGGAGGACGAGGGCGACTTGGCCATCATTCCGCCGGATACTGACAATGTGGAGGTTTGTGTGCGGCTGAAATTCAATCTTATAATACTCAACTTACAATCCCTGTTTCAATAGATCCACACAGTAAAGTTCGTGAATGGCGTTATGCAGAAGGATCATCCAGTGATCATGTACAAGGAGGATTTTGTCAGCGAGGATTATGGTAAGTTTACGCCATTATTCAAGAAAATACTTAATGAGATTCTAGTCTAACACTTAAGTCTAATCATTTCtgtgaatttaataaaaaatcctagttattttaatttgtatcaAAAGTTTAGATTATCAAATccctaataataaaatttaatattttactttccACTTAGATCCCACCAAGAACGGGACAAGTCCTGGTCAGCACAAGAAGCACAAGCGAAGGCACAACCATCGTGTGGAGCCGCAGCAGGAGAACGATGGCGAGCAGATCCTTTTCGATATCCTGCCCGACAAGCCGATCGTGCTGGAGGAAGACCTCAAAGCTCCCCCGGTCAGCACCGTCGAAGTCACCGAACTGGCGGAACCCACCAAGAAGGAGTGGCTGGGGAAGCATCCCAAGAAGTACCACAGTCGCCAGCGACGACAGACCTACTTAAATCCTTATAATATTAGATATGAAAGCGTCTACCAATATTACCTACCCATACCTAAAACACAAGAAGTCAAACCGCTAATCTATATTCAGTAAGGACTTACACTTAGTAGCATACACGATCCCAATGATAATAATATCTATCCATTTTAGACGTACACAAGTAGGGGGGAAGAAAGCCACTCTGAAGGGACCACCTAATCGTAAGGATCAGCAACCAACCAGCATTGACGGTAGAGGTGAATTCGACTTGGAGCACAACTCAAATCCAGAAGATGCCGACTACTCTATATATAGCAGTACCACTACTACGACCACTAGGAGGCCTCCTCCAGGTAAGTGAAACCATGTTTACCTTAATTAATCCCGAACTTATTTTCACCCTCGCAATTAAAGTTAGttttaaaagtataaatatgaCACCAAAATTGCTAAGAACCCATTCGAAAAGTGAATAACATAGGGCTTTGCCAACTAACCGCCACTCTGACTATCGCTTTATCTTCAACACGACCTGACCTTTGTATTACCATCTTTGTGTATAGTGAACACTCGGCCGCCGGCTCCCACTCGAAGGCCGCCCACCCAGTCCTCTTCAGCCGGTGAGGGCAAGGTCACCAAGTGTGTGTGGGCGATCGTGAACTGCTGCAGCAGCGAGAGCAAGAAGGTGCGGTACAACTGCTTCGAGGAGTTCGGCTGCCACGGAGCCTTTTGGGACATCAATCCGTGTGCCGATGAAGGCGTGAAGCAAGGTGCGCTCACCAAGGTCCTGAATGCCTACCAATAGGCGGTGCTTCCCGGTCCTGCTTCCCATTCAATTGCTCAAAATATCTTAAAGGCAATCTTAACTTATTTAATGCGTATATTAAGTTTCAACTTTTGTAAATATACAGATATATGTCTACATATATATCTATAGTTTCCGCTTAGCGAAGAAAAGCCAAACAACCATTAACAATTCTTTCATAACAATATTTCCAAATCATAACTGTATCATTAATAAATCTCCCATGAAAAAATGTAGTTTGATGTTGAAGAATACGCAATTGCTGAATAACTATGTTAATTATATCCGTTACTCATGTCCGTTGAACTATCTTGTCAATCATAATAtgaacacttttaaaaagaatatttatattccGTCCGTTACAACCTTTAAAGTAGGGAATGGGGCCTTAAGCTGATTTAAAAACCCACTTGAATGGTATtgtgagtaacgggtatctcaCGGTCGGGACCCCCGACCCTATCAtccatttatgtttttatccTTTTTATTTAAGCTTCCATAACCCGGTGAAGGACACACAAATCAAGAATTTCCCAGCTAACACATGGTTTGGTTGCCAACTATTATTTATTGCCTCAGCTGTGTATTGTCAATTATCGCATCGATTTCATTTCATCcaaaaagcaaattaaaattctccCATTTACTGTTGCGACTTGAATACGTTTGTTTAATTGGTTGCCAATCGACTGTCCACATATGTAATCCGCACAACAATTGTAACAATTCAATTGCAATTACACAATCCCCTCAGCCATATCAATTAACCAACTGCCAGGAGGCCAGAGGCCCATTGATGGTCTATCTTTTAATTGGCCGTCTATAACGTGGCGCAGAACACAATTTACACCTGCAAAACCAATTGCAGCTGCATTGCCCTGGCAGCTCATTGAGGGATATAAGTATGTTGTTCCTTCATAATTGGCAAATGTGcac
This portion of the Drosophila takahashii strain IR98-3 E-12201 chromosome 3R, DtakHiC1v2, whole genome shotgun sequence genome encodes:
- the hdly gene encoding uncharacterized protein hdly isoform X2 gives rise to the protein MNRTALSTGSTSSRRLPALLLVLLLCLVAQTTARPSSEDEGDLAIIPPDTDNVEIHTVKFVNGVMQKDHPVIMYKEDFVSEDYDPTKNGTSPGQHKKHKRRHNHRVEPQQENDGEQILFDILPDKPIVLEEDLKAPPVSTVEVTELAEPTKKEWLGKHPKKYHSRQRRQTYLNPYNIRYESVYQYYLPIPKTQEVKPLIYIQRTQVGGKKATLKGPPNRKDQQPTSIDGRGEFDLEHNSNPEDADYSIYSSTTTTTTRRPPPVNTRPPAPTRRPPTQSSSAGEGKVTKCVWAIVNCCSSESKKVRYNCFEEFGCHGAFWDINPCADEGVKQDELVPLAAFSPPGFAQPAARPPPPAVRRPSSRTDGFQFPEDLGYQANSNCQRASKVCCSQRNIGSQYDCFHQYGCNESISSIISTCS
- the hdly gene encoding uncharacterized protein hdly isoform X3, which produces MNRTALSTGSTSSRRLPALLLVLLLCLVAQTTARPSSEDEGDLAIIPPDTDNVEIHTVKFVNGVMQKDHPVIMYKEDFVSEDYDPTKNGTSPGQHKKHKRRHNHRVEPQQENDGEQILFDILPDKPIVLEEDLKAPPVSTVEVTELAEPTKKEWLGKHPKKYHSRQRRQTYLNPYNIRYESVYQYYLPIPKTQEVKPLIYIQRTQVGGKKATLKGPPNRKDQQPTSIDGRGEFDLEHNSNPEDADYSIYSSTTTTTTRRPPPDELVPLAAFSPPGFAQPAARPPPPAVRRPSSRTDGFQFPEDLGYQANSNCQRASKVCCSQRNIGSQYDCFHQYGCNESISSIISTCS
- the hdly gene encoding uncharacterized protein hdly isoform X1: MRKRAASAISSNQQPASQPKEMNRTALSTGSTSSRRLPALLLVLLLCLVAQTTARPSSEDEGDLAIIPPDTDNVEIHTVKFVNGVMQKDHPVIMYKEDFVSEDYDPTKNGTSPGQHKKHKRRHNHRVEPQQENDGEQILFDILPDKPIVLEEDLKAPPVSTVEVTELAEPTKKEWLGKHPKKYHSRQRRQTYLNPYNIRYESVYQYYLPIPKTQEVKPLIYIQRTQVGGKKATLKGPPNRKDQQPTSIDGRGEFDLEHNSNPEDADYSIYSSTTTTTTRRPPPVNTRPPAPTRRPPTQSSSAGEGKVTKCVWAIVNCCSSESKKVRYNCFEEFGCHGAFWDINPCADEGVKQDELVPLAAFSPPGFAQPAARPPPPAVRRPSSRTDGFQFPEDLGYQANSNCQRASKVCCSQRNIGSQYDCFHQYGCNESISSIISTCS